GCTCTGGAAGTCGCTGCCCTCGTGGGTGCGCAACATCGTCGTCCCGATCGTGGTGCTGATCCTCGCCTGGAACCTGATCTGGTTCGTGATCGGAGCGGTCACCTCGCTGATCGCCTTCCTGATCAAGGCCCTGGTCCTGGTCGCCGTCGCGGCCGGTGTGGTGATCCTGGTGAAGAAGGCGGCCAAGAGCTGACCCAGCGTCCGGCGGACGCCCGGGCCCGGTACCCCTCGCGGGGTGCCGGGCCCGTCCGCATTCCGGTCACCGGTGGGGGTGCCCTGGACCATCCCGGAACGGACCGCTACGGTGTTGGACGTTTGTTGCAGGCAATTCCGCCTGTGGACACGGGAGCTCGGAGCACCGGGCTGAGAGGGCGCTGAACGGTACGTCACCACACGTACCAACCGCTGCGTCGACCGCAGGAACCTGACCGGGTAATGCCGGCGTAGGGAGATAGAGGTCTCATGACCACGTTCGACGCACAGC
This genomic interval from Kitasatospora gansuensis contains the following:
- a CDS encoding DUF5326 family protein; amino-acid sequence: MAELWKSLPSWVRNIVVPIVVLILAWNLIWFVIGAVTSLIAFLIKALVLVAVAAGVVILVKKAAKS